TCAGACGCGAAAAAACGTCCATCTGAGCCACGTTCAATTGGCGTTCCTCAATGATATAGGGGGTTACCGCAGTGGCGTAGTCGTGCATCAACTGGCTGCTGATTCCCTTGTGCTTTACAGCGTATTTTTTGAATTCGTTACCGTCCATTTTCGAAAAGTTTGGGGGCTAAATTACGGATTAACCCATTGGTTGTGTATCAGCCGCGCTGAGCGAAAGCAACAAATTCCTCAAAGGAAAGTTCCTGCTCTTTGATTTTGGCTTTTTCGCGGATGGCTGTCAGCAACTTGCGCTCGTACATATCGTCGTAGAGCTTTTGCAAATCATCGCGCTTTTTCATGGCGTTTACCGCCAATTCCTTTAGCTCTTCATCTTCGGGTACGTCTATTCCGTATTGTTTGAAATTATTGGCGATAAGTCCTTTTACGTACTCCAAAACCTCATCGTGCTCCACCTTTACTTCCAGTTCGCTCAGCAGTTTGTTTTCAATCAACTGCCAGCGCAATCCCCTGGAGTATTGCGGATACTCAAGTTCGAGCTGCTCGGGTGTTACCGGTTTCTCGTTGGTGAGCATGATGAAGCGCTTGAGTAATTCATCGGGCAATTCAATCTTGAGGTTATCGTCCAGTTGCTTCATGATTTCGCGCTTAAAAAGGCGCTCACAATCGGCAGCGTACATGCGTGCGAATTCCTCGCCGAGTTTGGCGCGCATTTCCTCTTCGCTTGTCACCATCCCTTCGCCAAACACCTTGTTGAAAAGCTCCTGGTTCAGCTCAGCCTTTTCCAGGGATTTGATTTCTTTCACGTTAAAGCGAAAATTGTGCTGAATATGGCCGGTATTTCCTTCTTCCAGCCCAAGCATTCGGGCAAGGTCGCGTTCATCGGTTGACACTTTACGCGGGTCAATCACCGCGTGATCTTCGGCTTTGAGGCCCACCAGTTTCTTTTGGGTGTCTTCATCTTTCACGAACTCGATGGAGATGGTGCTTCGGTTCATGATACCGCCTTCTACAATCTCATCGTTGGCATCCAACTCCACAAAATCGCCCAGCAGCATGTCTTTGTCTGATGAAATTTCTGCATCCACCAGTTTACCGTGGCGGCGACGCAGGTTGTCCATTTCTTCGTCGATCATCTT
This portion of the Cryomorphaceae bacterium genome encodes:
- the tig gene encoding trigger factor, which produces MNITQEQQGNLSTVVKITLEKDDYQPRLEKALKDYRRRVNLPGFRQGQVPMGIIKKRFGKSLLADEINGMLNETINGYINEQKLRVLGSPIPSENREEVANWDEPDRFEFFYDVALAPEFSVEIGPKTTFTYTKVGVSDKMIDEEMDNLRRRHGKLVDAEISSDKDMLLGDFVELDANDEIVEGGIMNRSTISIEFVKDEDTQKKLVGLKAEDHAVIDPRKVSTDERDLARMLGLEEGNTGHIQHNFRFNVKEIKSLEKAELNQELFNKVFGEGMVTSEEEMRAKLGEEFARMYAADCERLFKREIMKQLDDNLKIELPDELLKRFIMLTNEKPVTPEQLELEYPQYSRGLRWQLIENKLLSELEVKVEHDEVLEYVKGLIANNFKQYGIDVPEDEELKELAVNAMKKRDDLQKLYDDMYERKLLTAIREKAKIKEQELSFEEFVAFAQRG